The following are encoded together in the Lathyrus oleraceus cultivar Zhongwan6 chromosome 3, CAAS_Psat_ZW6_1.0, whole genome shotgun sequence genome:
- the LOC127131803 gene encoding uncharacterized protein LOC127131803, whose product MAFYIQSKVDTTNFYKISHVESAKKVCDILVKYYEGGKKVNIIMLQTLQRQYELLSMGENKKICHTNKLKNKVPKEVWSGKRPSVDHLKVFGSMCYTHVPDARKRKLDDKSEPMNLVGYHKIGAYRLFNPINHKIMISRYIVIDEKFAWDWNSSNAIDKPLMSYDFDEASNDVKVEDIIDIPVEVEVVADIPDTVKVGEVMTSTSQKPQRTQVRLVRLQDYEVVGDDEVTTDGELVHFSLLAGGESINYMRL is encoded by the exons ATGGCGTTTTACATCCAATCGAAGGTTGATACGACTAATTTTTACAAAATCTCTCATGTTGAATCGGCGAAAAAGGTATGTGATATTCTCGTCAAGTACTATGAAGGAGGCAAGAAAGTGAATATTATCATGTTACAAACTTTGCAAAGACAATATGAATTATTGTCAATGGGAGAAAACAAAAAGATT TGCCATACCAACAAGCTGAAGAACAAGGTTCCTAAAGAAGTATGGAGTGGAAAACGACCATCAGTGGATCATTTGAAGGTTTTTGGCTCTATGTGTTACACACATGTTCCTGATGCAAGAAAAAGGAAGCTTGATGACAAGAGTGAACCTATGAATTTGGTAGGATATCATAAGATTGGAGCATACAGGTTGTTCAATCCAATTAATCATAAGATTATGATTAGTCGATATATTGTGATTGATGAAAAGTTTGCATGGGATTGGAATTCTAGTAATGCAATTGATAAGCCATTGATGAGTTATGATTTCGACGAAGCAAGTAATGATGTCAAAGTCGAAGATATTATCGATATTCCAGTTGAAGTTGAAGTTGTTGCTGACATACCTGACACAGTCAAAGTCGGAGAGGTTATGACTAGCACAAGTCAGAAACCTCAAAGAACTCAAGTTCGTCTAGTAAGACTTCAAGACTATGAAgtggttggtgatgatgaagtcacaaCAGATGGAGAACTGGTTCATTTTTCTTTACTTGCTGGTGGTGAATCAATCAACTATATGAGGCTTTAA